GCGCAGGAACCCCGCGTCCACCGGGGCCGCCTCGCTCTCGTGGCCGATGCCCTCGGGGTCGAAGTCGGGAGCCACGAAGTCGGAGGCCGGGTCCTCGGGATTCTCGCCTTCGGGGTTCGCCACCCGGAACAGGCGGTCGTACAGACGGAACTCGGCGGGAAGGGCGCGGGCCGCGTCGACCCAATGGATCACGCCGCCCGCCCGGGCCTCCTCACCCAGGAGCGTGGCGTACACGCGGGTCACGTTGCCCTCCGCGTCGGTGTCGAAGCGCTCGGCACGGATGATCCCGGCTCCACGCAGGCGCACTGTGCCGCCGGGCGTCAGGCGCTTGTACCCCTTGGGCGGGTCGGCGCTGAAGTCCCCCTGCTCGATATACAGCTCGGCACCGAAAGGCACGTCCCGCACCGCCGCCTCGGGGGCCACCCGCCCACCGCCGGGCAGGCCCACCAGGCCGTCGGGCGAGTCGCGCACCACGTCATGCGGCCAGTAGGGCAGCGAGAGCGTGGCTGCCTCCGCACCCAACAGGGTCACGGGCAGGGGGTCCAGCACCGCCATCACGCGCGGCGCCCGCCAGTTCAGGTCGTCGCGCACGGCGTTCTCGTAGACGACGAGGTCCACCGTGCGGTTCGTGCGGCTCACGCCGATCTGGGCCGCGAAGGCCCGCACCGCTTCCGGCGACACGCCCAGGCGCTGCTGGGCGCGCAGGGTGGGCATCCGGGGATCGTCCCAGCCCTCGACGTGCCCGCCCTCGATCAGGGCGCGCAGTTTGCGCTTGCTGGTGATCGTGTATTCCAGGCCGCGCCGCCCGAACTCGTACTGGTGGGGGCGCGGGTCGAAGGCCAGACGCTCCATCAGCCAGTCGTAGATCGCGCGGTTGTCCACGAACTCCAGGCTGCACATGGAGTGGGTCACGCCCTCGAGGGCGTCTTGCAGTGGGTGCTGAAAGTCGTACATCGGGTAGATGCACCACGCGTCGCCCTGGCGGTAGTGGTGCGCGCGCAGGATGCGGTACAGCACCGGGTCGCGCAGCTTCATGTTCGGGCTGGCGAGGTCGATCCTGGCGCGCAGCACGTGGGCACCTTCCTCGAACTCGCCGGCCTTCATCCGGCGCAGCAGGTCCAGGCTCTCTTCCGGCGTGCGGTCCCGGTAGGGGCTGGGCGTACCGGGCGTGCGGGCGTCGCCGCGCAGCCGCGCCATCTCGGCCCCGCTCACGCTGTCCACGTAGGCGTCGCCCTGGCGCACCAGTTGCTCGGCGTAGGCGTAGTACCGCCCGAAATTGTCCGAGGCGTAGTACAGGTGCTCTCCCCAGTCCCAGCCCAGCCACTTCAGGTCGGCCAGGATGCCCAGCGCGTACTCCACGCTCTCGCCCGCCGGATTGGTGTCGTCCAGGCGCAGGTGGTAGCGCCCGCCGTACTGCAGGGCCGTCTGGAAGTCCAGAAAGCTGGCGAAGGTGTGTCCCAGGTGCAGGTAGCCGTTGGGCTCCGGCGGAAACCGGGTCACGACCTGCGGATACTTGCCACTGTGCAGGTCGCGCTCGATGATCTCGGTGATGAAGTTGGGCGCGACCCTCGGCCCGGAGCCAGGAGCCGGATTCGCGGCGGCAGAGGGAAATTCGGGGGCGGTCATCCCCCCCAGGATAACGGTGTGGACCGCGCCTGACCGCTACGGTGTCTCCATGAACCTCCCCTACTCCACCTCGGCCGACCCGTCCGTGCGGGTCCGCCGCGTCACCGACCCGCACGACCCTGCTCTGGCCGCCTTCGGCAGGATTCAGGAGGCGAGCTACTACGCGCCCGACATGCTCATTCCGCCCGAGGCTTTCGGCTCACTGCTGCGGGGGGCGTCCAGGGACCGCGAGGACCGCATCCTGGTGGCTGAGACGCCCCGGGGTGAGGTGCTGGGAGGAACCGTCTACAGCCTGCTGCCCGGCACGGGCCCCGGGGGAGCGGTGTTCAACTCGTTTCTGGGCGTCTCGCCCGCCGCGCAGGGCCGGGGCGTGGGCCGGACGGTGTGGCGGCAGGCTCTGGAGGATGTCCGGGCAGCCGGGCTGGCGGGGATGTTCGCCGACAGCGTCTACGGCGAGCGCCAGACCGCAGAGGAGCGCGCCGCAGAGGCGCGGACCGGCACCGACCCCGTCACCCGCCGCCGCGCCCTGCATGCCCTGGGCCTGCGCACGGTGGACGTGCCCTACTGGCAGCCTGTCGGCGGCCCGGACGGCGGCCCCCTGAAGGACCTCGATCTGCTGTACCAACCCGCCGCCCACGACGTGGCCGGCGGCGAGACGGTCGCGCTCGACCTCGTGACTGCCGCGCTGCGCAGCTACTGGCGCGGCTGGCTGGGGCAGGACCGCGCCGAGCGTGAAGCCCGTGCGCTGGCCGAGCGCGCCGGGCACGTCACTAAGCTGCCCTTACGGCCCGCCACCGAGACAGCCTCGTACTGGCTTTAACCTCCACCTGACCGGCCACCCCTACACTGGGCGGCGATGAGGCTGCTGCTGGTCGAGGACGACCCCCGGATCGCCGAGCCCACGCTGGGCGCGTTGCGCGAGGCGGGCTATGCGCCGACCTGGGCCCAGACCGGCCCAGCGGGGTTGGAGGCCGCCAGGACCGGCGACTTCGGTCTGCTGGTCCTGGACGTGATGCTCCCGGGTCTGGACGGCTTCTCGCTGGCCCGCGACCTGCGCGCTGCCGGGCAGGACACGCCCATTCTCTTTCTCACGGCGCGCGGCGACCTCGCCGACCGGGTCGAGGGGCTGGACCTGGGCGGCGACGCCTACCTCGTCAAGCCCTTCGCGGTGCCCGAACTGCTCGCCACGCTGCGTGCCCTGACCCGGCGCGAACGTGGCCAGGGCACGCCGCAGCTCGCCTTCGCCGGGGGACGGGGGCGGCTGGACACGGTGGCGCGCACCGCCTTCTGGGACGGTCTGGAGGTCGCCGTCACGGGCCGCGAGTACAGCCTCCTCGAAACTCTGGCCCTCAGTCCCGAGCACTGGTTCACGCGTGAGGACCTGCTCGACCGGGTGTGGGGCCCGGAATTCGGCGGCGAGGCCCGCATCGTGGACGTGTACGTGCGCTACCTGCGCCGCAAGCTCGCCCCCGAGGCGGTCTCCAGCGAGCGTGGGCGCGGCTACCGGGTGGAAGGCTGAGGCCCGGTGCAGCGCCTCCGCCTGTTCTCCCCTCTCCGGCGGCCTCTGACCCTGCGGGCCCGACTGGCGCTGTGGGCCGCGCTGGCAACCGGGCTGGCGACAGTGCTCGTGGCGGCGGGGCTGTTCTTCGCGGTGGACCGCTACCTCCTGACCTCGCAGCAGGGGAGCCTCCTGAGCGCCGTGAGTGCCCTGCAGGACCGGGTCGAGCGGGTGGCCGCGCAGGCCGCGCAGCCCTTCGGCATCGGCGTACTGGTGCTGGACGGAAGCGACCTCGCGTCCCTCACCGCCGAGGACGACCAGACACGCAGCCTGCAACTGCGGCTCGTGACCCCGCAGGGCGGCCGGCTTCAGGCCGTCAGCACGCCCGGCTTCCCGCGCGGCATCCCGCTGAACCTCCCGGCCGGACTGTACTGGCGCGGCGACCAGCTTCTCAGCGTGCGGCCTCTGCGACAGGGAACGGCCCTCCTGGTGGTCGCCTCCGATGCCCGCGCCCTGTCGCAGGCGCGGCGGGCCTTCGTGCGGGCGCTGGCCTGGCTGCTGCCGGCGGCCCTGCTGCTCTCGCTGCTCGTCGGCTGGGCGGTCGCCGGGCGGCTGCTGCGCCCCGTGCGGACCCTGGAACGCGCGGCCCGCGAGATTGGTGACGGAGGCGACCTGCGCCGCGCCCTGCCCGGCAGCGGCGAGGGCGACGAACTCGCCCGCCTGGCCCTGACCCTGGAGCAGAGCTACGGCCGTCTGGCCGACGCCCGCGAACGCGAACAGGGTTTCCTGCGCGCCGCGGCCCACGACCTGCGCAGTCCCCTGGCCGCCGTGCAGGCCAGGGTCGAGGGCACCCTGAGCCGCGAACGCGACCCCGAGCGCTACCGCCACGACCTGCGTGAGGTCGGGCGGGACCTCGGGCGGCTCTCGGCCCTCACCAACCACCTGCTGCTGCTGTCGCGCGACGCCTCGGCTCTCGGCCAGTCGCCCGTGCCGCTGCGCGACCTCGCCGCCGAGGCTGTGGACCGCGCCCGCGAGCTGGCCCCCGAAGCCGACATTGACCTCGCTGCGCCCACACCGGTCGGAGTCATGGGCGACCGGGTACTGCTCGGTCAGGCCATCTGGAACCTCACCGTGAACGCGATCCGTCACGCTCCCGGCGCCACCGTGACGGTCACGGTGGCGTCTCTGGAGAGGGGCGGCACGCAGGTCACGGTGCAGGACGACGGCCCCGGAGTTCCGGCCGAGGAACTCGCGCGGCTGGGCGAGGCGTTCTACCGGCCCGATACCAGCCGTCACGGCGAGGGCTCAGGGCTGGGGCTGGCCCTGGCCCGGCGGGCAGCGGCACTTCACGGCGGAGAACTCATTCTGCACAGTGCTCCCGGTCAGGGCTTTACGGCGGTCCTGCGCCTGCCAGTGCCGGTCCTGCCGAGTCACTCTGCTACCCTGAGCGGCAATGAACCAAGCTGAAGCAGGCGCCTGGAGCGCGGTGGTGCTGGGCGGCGGTGATCCGGGCGACGCCTTTGCGGCCGCGCACGGTGTGTCGGTCAAGCCCCTCATTGATCTTGCCGGCTCCGCGATGGCCACCTACGTCCTGCGCGCCCTGCGGGAGAGTGGGCGGGTCCGGCGAGTCCTGTACGTCGGGCCCACCACACCCGAGATTGAGGCGCTTACCGACGGCCGCGTCACCGATCACGGCACCCTGCTCAGCAATCTCGAAGCCGGCGTTGAGGCGCTGCGCTCGACCGGCCTCCCCCCTGGCGAGCGGGTGCTGGTCGTCACCGCCGATATCCCGATGCTGAGTGCCCAGGCTGTCCGCGACGTACTGGAAGCCGCCTCTACCGATGCCGCCCTGATCTATCCCGTCGTGAGGCGGGAGATCTGTGAAGCCCAGTATCCGGGCGTCAAACGCACCTACGCCCGTCTGCGCGACGGCACCTTCACGGGGGGCAATCTTTTCCTACTTGACCCCGCCCTCATCGGTCAGTTCCTGCCGCGCCTGCGGGCCATTCTGGCCGCCCGTAAAGCTCCCCTACGCTTGGCCGGCATCGTCGGCCCCGGCGTGTTGCTGGGTCTGTTGACTGGCCGCCTGACCGTCGAGGCGCTGGAGAAGCGGGTCAGCGACCTGTTGGGCGTGCGGGCCTGCGCGCTTGTCACGCCTCACGCGTCTGTCGGCACCGATGTGGACAAGGAGGCCGACCTGGATCTGGCGCGGCGCCACCTGGTTCGGCAATCCTGAGCTGAAAGCTCGGTTTTTATTGTCCAGGCGCAGAAAAAAATGGGACGGCAACCCAATGTTTGCCCTTGTCAGCACTGGATCACCTGTGCATACTGTTCTTCATGCCTCATGTCATCACGAGCCCCTGCGTCAGCGTCAAGGATCAGGCCTGCACCGAAGTCTGCCCTGTCGAGTGCATCTACGACGCTGGCGACCAGTTCCTCATCCACCCCGACGAATGTATTGACTGCGGCGCCTGCGTCCCCGCCTGCCCTGTGAGCGCCATCTTCCCTGAAGAGGACGTCCCCGGCGGCGAACAGGAATTCATCGTCAAGAACCGCGTCTTCTTCGGTCTCTGAAAATTCCCGCTCATTGCAGGCGCTCTGTCCAGGGCGCCTTTTTTACTCCTCAACACTTCTTGCCTGCACATCAAAAAAGCCCCCACCTCGGTGGAGGTGGAGGGATTGTGGAGCGGGAGACGAGATTCGAACTCGCGACATCTACCTTGGCAAGGTAGTGCTCTACCAGCTGAGCTACTCC
This genomic stretch from Deinococcus sp. Leaf326 harbors:
- a CDS encoding glutamine--tRNA ligase/YqeY domain fusion protein, giving the protein MTAPEFPSAAANPAPGSGPRVAPNFITEIIERDLHSGKYPQVVTRFPPEPNGYLHLGHTFASFLDFQTALQYGGRYHLRLDDTNPAGESVEYALGILADLKWLGWDWGEHLYYASDNFGRYYAYAEQLVRQGDAYVDSVSGAEMARLRGDARTPGTPSPYRDRTPEESLDLLRRMKAGEFEEGAHVLRARIDLASPNMKLRDPVLYRILRAHHYRQGDAWCIYPMYDFQHPLQDALEGVTHSMCSLEFVDNRAIYDWLMERLAFDPRPHQYEFGRRGLEYTITSKRKLRALIEGGHVEGWDDPRMPTLRAQQRLGVSPEAVRAFAAQIGVSRTNRTVDLVVYENAVRDDLNWRAPRVMAVLDPLPVTLLGAEAATLSLPYWPHDVVRDSPDGLVGLPGGGRVAPEAAVRDVPFGAELYIEQGDFSADPPKGYKRLTPGGTVRLRGAGIIRAERFDTDAEGNVTRVYATLLGEEARAGGVIHWVDAARALPAEFRLYDRLFRVANPEGENPEDPASDFVAPDFDPEGIGHESEAAPVDAGFLRFLNPGSLRVTRGFVEASVANDPAETRYQFERQGYFWRDPKESREDALVFGRIITLKDTWGAQKPEAPQKAGPKRDAKPAPRKDAPATAVPALTPEQDAEVARLAALGAADADARTIARDEVLLAFVREAAPDATFAQIASWTVNDLAPGLRAGEVRVAAADLAPLAALLASGSVTNRVARDVLARAAMSGEAPGVIVERENLAGGLGEDALTSAVQEVLNANPDKVAAYRGGRVALMGFFTGQVMRATGGKADPQAVAAALTAALSA
- a CDS encoding GNAT family N-acetyltransferase, which encodes MNLPYSTSADPSVRVRRVTDPHDPALAAFGRIQEASYYAPDMLIPPEAFGSLLRGASRDREDRILVAETPRGEVLGGTVYSLLPGTGPGGAVFNSFLGVSPAAQGRGVGRTVWRQALEDVRAAGLAGMFADSVYGERQTAEERAAEARTGTDPVTRRRALHALGLRTVDVPYWQPVGGPDGGPLKDLDLLYQPAAHDVAGGETVALDLVTAALRSYWRGWLGQDRAEREARALAERAGHVTKLPLRPATETASYWL
- a CDS encoding response regulator transcription factor, producing MRLLLVEDDPRIAEPTLGALREAGYAPTWAQTGPAGLEAARTGDFGLLVLDVMLPGLDGFSLARDLRAAGQDTPILFLTARGDLADRVEGLDLGGDAYLVKPFAVPELLATLRALTRRERGQGTPQLAFAGGRGRLDTVARTAFWDGLEVAVTGREYSLLETLALSPEHWFTREDLLDRVWGPEFGGEARIVDVYVRYLRRKLAPEAVSSERGRGYRVEG
- a CDS encoding HAMP domain-containing sensor histidine kinase, which codes for MQRLRLFSPLRRPLTLRARLALWAALATGLATVLVAAGLFFAVDRYLLTSQQGSLLSAVSALQDRVERVAAQAAQPFGIGVLVLDGSDLASLTAEDDQTRSLQLRLVTPQGGRLQAVSTPGFPRGIPLNLPAGLYWRGDQLLSVRPLRQGTALLVVASDARALSQARRAFVRALAWLLPAALLLSLLVGWAVAGRLLRPVRTLERAAREIGDGGDLRRALPGSGEGDELARLALTLEQSYGRLADAREREQGFLRAAAHDLRSPLAAVQARVEGTLSRERDPERYRHDLREVGRDLGRLSALTNHLLLLSRDASALGQSPVPLRDLAAEAVDRARELAPEADIDLAAPTPVGVMGDRVLLGQAIWNLTVNAIRHAPGATVTVTVASLERGGTQVTVQDDGPGVPAEELARLGEAFYRPDTSRHGEGSGLGLALARRAAALHGGELILHSAPGQGFTAVLRLPVPVLPSHSATLSGNEPS
- a CDS encoding NTP transferase domain-containing protein; amino-acid sequence: MNQAEAGAWSAVVLGGGDPGDAFAAAHGVSVKPLIDLAGSAMATYVLRALRESGRVRRVLYVGPTTPEIEALTDGRVTDHGTLLSNLEAGVEALRSTGLPPGERVLVVTADIPMLSAQAVRDVLEAASTDAALIYPVVRREICEAQYPGVKRTYARLRDGTFTGGNLFLLDPALIGQFLPRLRAILAARKAPLRLAGIVGPGVLLGLLTGRLTVEALEKRVSDLLGVRACALVTPHASVGTDVDKEADLDLARRHLVRQS
- a CDS encoding ferredoxin → MPHVITSPCVSVKDQACTEVCPVECIYDAGDQFLIHPDECIDCGACVPACPVSAIFPEEDVPGGEQEFIVKNRVFFGL